The following coding sequences lie in one Rutidosis leptorrhynchoides isolate AG116_Rl617_1_P2 chromosome 4, CSIRO_AGI_Rlap_v1, whole genome shotgun sequence genomic window:
- the LOC139841265 gene encoding uncharacterized protein, translated as MSKMIDDRLLQSYVSASETMNNNLVPKSLGIFAWRIKKKRIPVRVKLDKRGLDLNTIRCPVCDDSLETVEHSMIFCKVARDTWDRVYKWWGLGNFNTFSVDEILNGDGINISSKDRKIWQAVEWVCGYLLWKNRNHKVFRNKDWTSAMIFNEVQIKSYEWISKRLKSKLIEWHQWLVNPSSYCCSSSPRTGVG; from the coding sequence ATGTCTAAAATGATTGATGACAGGCTGCTTCAATCTTATGTAAGTGCTTCAGAAACCATGAATAATAATCTAGTACCCAAATCATTAGGCATCTTTGCGTGGAGAATTAAAAAGAAAAGAATTCCGGTACGAGTTAAGCTCGATAAAAGGGGTTTAGATCTTAACACTATTCGATGCCCGGTATGTGATGACTCCTTGGAAACTGTTGAACATTCAATGATCTTTTGCAAAGTAGCAAGAGATACGTGGGATAGGGTGTATAAATGGTGGGGACTTGGTAACTTCAACACATTTAGTGTCGACGAGATCCTTAACGGTGACGGAATCAACATCTCGAGTAAAGATAGGAAGATATGGCAAGCCGTAGAATGGGTTTGCGGGTATCTACTATGGAAAAATCGAAATCATAAAGTCTTCAGGAATAAAGATTGGACGAGTGCAATGATTTTCAATGAGGTCCAAATCAAGAGCTATGAATGGATTTCTAAAAGGCTTAAATCGAAGTTAATCGAGTGGCATCAATGGTTGGTTAACCCAAGCTCTTATTGTTGTTCGAGTAGTCCTAGAACTGGAGTGGGCTGA